The window CGAACTGAGCAGACGGAGGTTAGTCATGAAACAGAATACCCACCCACAGGAATATAGACCGGTCGTTTTTCAAGACGCATCGGCGGAATACGTCTTTCTGACCCGTTCGTGCGTGGAAACAAACGATACCATCGAATGGGAAGATGGCAAGACCTACCCCTTGTACAAACTCGATATCTCCAGCGCCTCTCACCCGTTCTACACCGGCAAACAACGCATCGTCGATACGGCAGGCCGGGTCGAACGTTTCCGCCGCCGCTACGGGCTCAAGCAAGAAGAACAGGCCGAAGACTAGCTGCCCCCACCCTGCCCGCCTGACAAGACACGCGAGGTCTCGCGTGTCTTTTTCGTGTTGGCCCCCACCGGACCCGTACCAACCGAGGCAGTCGTATGAGTGAAGCCGCCAATTGGGGTGAAAAATTAGCCGAAGTGGAACAGCGTTACCAGGCGCTTGAGCAACAGCTGAGCAGCTCCGAGGTCATTGCCAACACCCAGGCCTACGCCAGGCTGGCCAAAGAGCACGCCGAGCTGGGCCGGGTGGTGACGTGTTTTCGCCAGTGGCGGAAAACAGGCCAAGAGATCGACGACAGCCAAGCCCTGCTCGACGATCCCGACCCGGAGGTCCAAGACCTGGCCAGAGAAGAGCTGGACAGCCTGCACCAGAGCCACGCCGAGCTTGAGCAACAGCTGCGCGTCCTGCTGCTGCCCACAGATCCGCTGGATGAAAAAAATGTGCTGTTGGAAATCCGGGCCGGCACCGGTGGCGAGGAGGCCAGTCTGTTCGCCGCAGATCTGTGTCGGATGTATACCCGCTACGCCGAGCAAAAACACTGGCGCATGGAGGTGATGAGTTCCAGCCCGACTGGCCTGGGTGGATTCAAGGAAATCGTCACCCTGATTGAGGGCGACGGCGCCTACAGCCGGCTGAAATTTGAGGGCGGGGTCCACCGCGTCCAGCGCATCCCGGAGACAGAAGCCTCGGGCCGGATTCATACCTCGGCCGTGACCGTGGCCGTGCTGCCCGAGGCCGAGGATGTTGATGTCCACATTGAGGAAAAGGATTTACGCATTGACGTGTATCGGTCCTCCGGGCCGGGCGGCCAGAGCGTCAACACCACCGACTCGGCCGTCCGCATCACCCACCTGCCGACCAACTCGGTGGTGATCTGTCAGGACGAAAAGTCCCAGCACAAGAACAAGGCCAAGGCGCTCAAAATCCTACGCTCGCGGCTGCTGGAAAAAGCCCGCGAAGAGCAGCACCAGGAAATCGCGGCCTCGCGTCGCAGCATGGTCGGCTCGGGCGACCGCTCAGAACGGATTCGGACGTATAATTTTCCGCAGTCGCGGCTGACCGACCACCGGATCAACCTGACCCTGCATACCCTGGAGCGGGTGTTGGAAGGCGAACTCGATCCGGTCGTGGACGCGCTCACCACGTCCCACCAGGCCGAGGCGCTCAAGGCTACCGGCTGAGCCGTCCCATGCCAGCCCCACTCGCCCGCACGTCCTGCCTGGCCGACCTTCTGGCGGACGCGGCCGCTTTCCTGGCCGGGCATGGTGTTCTGAGCCCACGTCTCGACGCCGAGGTGTTGCTGGCCCATGTGATGGGCGGAAACAGAACCGAGCTGTACCTCCGCGACTCGCCCGCACCGCATCAGCGCGACGCCTTCTGGCGGACCCTCAAACGTCGCGCCCGGCGCGAGCCCGGCGCGTATATTACCGGCGTGCAGGAGTTCTGGTCGCTGGAGTTCACGGTCAACCGCCATGTGCTCATTCCGCGTCCCGAAACCGAGCGGGTCGTTGAGGTCGGCCTGGAGTTGCTTGGCTCCTATCCCGCGCCTCGAATCCTCGACCTGGGCACGGGAAGCGGGTGTATGGCGGTTACGCTCGCCAGCCAGCTGCCCCAGGCGCGGGTGTGGGCCTGCGACGTGTCGGCCGAGGCCCTGGCGGTCGCGCGCACCAACGCGGTCGCTCACAACGTAGCCGACCGCATTACTTTCATGCGGGCCGATATGCGGCAGCGGCTCCCAGAAGGGGCCGCCCCTGCCTTTGATCTGATTGTGAGCAATCCTCCCTATATTGCCGCGCCTGAGTTCGCCACCCTGCAAGCCGAAGTCCGCGACTGGGAGCCGCGCCTGGCACTGGACGGAGGACGGGATGGGCTGGATTTTTATCGTCGCTTGCTGCAAGACTGTCCGGTACAGCTGCGACCTGGGGGTTGGCTGGTGATGGAGATCGGCTCCACCCAGAGTGCAGCCGTGATGCGGATGGCGAGGAGCCAGGACAATCTGAGCGAGTGCCGGCTCAGCTACGACTATGCCGGCCTGCCACGTGTTGTCAGCGTCCGCCGACACAGCCCGGTCGAGAGGCAAGGAGGAGGAGGAGGAGATGGATAAGATTATCATACGCGGAGGGCGGCCTCTCCACGGAGAGATTGAGGTCGGCGGGGCAAAAAACGCGGCCCTGCCCTTTCTGTTTGCCGCCCTGCTCACCGAGGAAGAGTGCCGGTTCACAAACATGCCCCGGGTGGTCGATATTCGGACCGCACTGCACCTGCTGACCGAGCTGGGGGTTGAGGCGGAGTGGCNNNNNNNNNNNNGCCCCATCGGTTCGTCACCTCGAAGCCCCGTATGAGCTGGTCAAGACCATGCGCGCCTCTTTTCTGGTCTTGGGTCCGCTGCTGGCCCGTTTCGGCCGGGCCAGGGTTTCGACGCCCGGCGGCTGCGCCATCGGCACCCGACCGGTCGATATTCACCTGGCCGGCCTGCAACAGCTCGGCGCCGAGATCCGCCTGCAAGAAGGCTATGTTGAGGCCAGGGCCAGCCGCCTGCGCGGCGCCCGGATCAGCCTGGACTTTCCGTCCGTCGGCGCCACCGAAAACCTGATGATGGCGGCCAGCTTGGCCGACGGCCCGAGCCAGATTGAAAACGCCGCCTGCGAGCCCGAAATTGTCGCGCTGCAAACGCTGCTGAACGCCATGGGCGCTCGGGTGAGCGGTGCCGGCGGGCCGGTTATCCGCATTGACGGCGTCGCCCGTCTGCACGGCGCCGAACAGCGCGTTATTCCCGACCGGGTCGAGGCCGGCACCTTCCTCATTGCCGGGGCAATGACCTCGGGCCAGATATTTGTCCGTGGGGCACGGGCCGATCACCTGGACGCCTTTGTGCAAAAACTCCGGGCGACCGGGATCGGGCTGGAAATTGAGGCCAACGGCATTACGGTCAAGGGGGACGAGCGCCCGAGCCGGGTTGATGTCATCACCTGGCCGTATCCGGGCTTCCCGACCGATCTCCAGGCCCAGATGATGGCCCTCCTGACCCTTGGCGACGGCCGCAGCCTGATCACCGAAACGGTGTTCGAGAACCGCTTTATGCACGCCCAGGAGCTGACCCGCCTGGGGGCCGATATCCACATCCGCCACAACACGGCTGCGGTCAACGGCGTCGCCATGCTGAGCGGTGCGCCGGTCATGGCCACCGATCTGCGGGCCAGCGTGTCCCTCATTCTGGCCGGCCTGGCGGCGCAGGGGAAGACCGAGGTGTCGCGCGTCTACCACCTGGACCGGGGCTATGAGAAGATCGAAGAGAAACTCTCTCAGCTGGGGGCGGATATTCGGCGGGTGAGCGCGGAAAAAGACGGCGCCACGGAAGAACGGAGACGCACGGTCGCATGACGGTTCCCCTGCTCAGCACCGCAGATCCGGCCTGCGCGCGCCGCCTGGAGAAGCTGTTCAGCCGAGGCGAGCAGGCCAGCGCCCAGGTCGAAGCCGATGTGCGGGCGATCGTGCGGGATGTCAGACGCCGGGGGGATCGGGCGCTGCTCGCCGCCACCAAAAAATTCGATCGGGTCCGTTTGCATCCCGACCGTCTGCGCGTCAGCGACCAGGAGCTCGAAGCAGCGCCGGCCGCCCTGCCACAAGCC is drawn from Desulfurellaceae bacterium and contains these coding sequences:
- a CDS encoding type B 50S ribosomal protein L31 translates to MKQNTHPQEYRPVVFQDASAEYVFLTRSCVETNDTIEWEDGKTYPLYKLDISSASHPFYTGKQRIVDTAGRVERFRRRYGLKQEEQAED
- the prfA gene encoding peptide chain release factor 1, which gives rise to MSEAANWGEKLAEVEQRYQALEQQLSSSEVIANTQAYARLAKEHAELGRVVTCFRQWRKTGQEIDDSQALLDDPDPEVQDLAREELDSLHQSHAELEQQLRVLLLPTDPLDEKNVLLEIRAGTGGEEASLFAADLCRMYTRYAEQKHWRMEVMSSSPTGLGGFKEIVTLIEGDGAYSRLKFEGGVHRVQRIPETEASGRIHTSAVTVAVLPEAEDVDVHIEEKDLRIDVYRSSGPGGQSVNTTDSAVRITHLPTNSVVICQDEKSQHKNKAKALKILRSRLLEKAREEQHQEIAASRRSMVGSGDRSERIRTYNFPQSRLTDHRINLTLHTLERVLEGELDPVVDALTTSHQAEALKATG
- the prmC gene encoding peptide chain release factor N(5)-glutamine methyltransferase — protein: MPAPLARTSCLADLLADAAAFLAGHGVLSPRLDAEVLLAHVMGGNRTELYLRDSPAPHQRDAFWRTLKRRARREPGAYITGVQEFWSLEFTVNRHVLIPRPETERVVEVGLELLGSYPAPRILDLGTGSGCMAVTLASQLPQARVWACDVSAEALAVARTNAVAHNVADRITFMRADMRQRLPEGAAPAFDLIVSNPPYIAAPEFATLQAEVRDWEPRLALDGGRDGLDFYRRLLQDCPVQLRPGGWLVMEIGSTQSAAVMRMARSQDNLSECRLSYDYAGLPRVVSVRRHSPVERQGGGGGDG
- a CDS encoding UDP-N-acetylglucosamine 1-carboxyvinyltransferase, whose protein sequence is MDKIIIRGGRPLHGEIEVGGAKNAALPFLFAALLTEEECRFTNMPRVVDIRTALHLLTELGVEAEW
- the murA gene encoding UDP-N-acetylglucosamine 1-carboxyvinyltransferase yields the protein APSVRHLEAPYELVKTMRASFLVLGPLLARFGRARVSTPGGCAIGTRPVDIHLAGLQQLGAEIRLQEGYVEARASRLRGARISLDFPSVGATENLMMAASLADGPSQIENAACEPEIVALQTLLNAMGARVSGAGGPVIRIDGVARLHGAEQRVIPDRVEAGTFLIAGAMTSGQIFVRGARADHLDAFVQKLRATGIGLEIEANGITVKGDERPSRVDVITWPYPGFPTDLQAQMMALLTLGDGRSLITETVFENRFMHAQELTRLGADIHIRHNTAAVNGVAMLSGAPVMATDLRASVSLILAGLAAQGKTEVSRVYHLDRGYEKIEEKLSQLGADIRRVSAEKDGATEERRRTVA